In Quercus lobata isolate SW786 chromosome 12, ValleyOak3.0 Primary Assembly, whole genome shotgun sequence, a genomic segment contains:
- the LOC115969930 gene encoding CDGSH iron-sulfur domain-containing protein NEET — MASILSTVGATLSYNKPPMEGLKQSTRGGTHFKSLSFGGVSVKPRRVAVVVRAESQGINPEIRKSEDKVVDAVVVTELSKPLTAYCRCWRSGTFPLCDGSHVKHNKATGDNVGPLLLKKQ, encoded by the exons ATGGCTTCGATTCTAAGCACGGTAGGTGCCACGTTGTCTTACAACAAACCACCCATGGAGGGCCTCAAGCAAAGCACGAGAGGAGGGACCCACTTCAAATCCCTGTCTTTCGGTGGTGTCAGTGTGAAGCCTAGGCGCGTGGCGGTGGTGGTGAGAGCGGAGAGTCAGGGTATAAACCCAGAGATAAGGAAGAGCGAAGACAAAGTGGTGGACGCTGTTGTGGTCACTGAGCTCTCTAAGCCACTCACTGCTTATTGCAG GTGTTGGAGGTCAGGGACTTTCCCTTTGTGTGATGGAAGCCATGTCAAGCACAACAAAGCTACTGGGGACAATGTTGGACCGCTGCTCTTGAAGAAGCAGTAA
- the LOC115970974 gene encoding K(+) efflux antiporter 5 codes for MAIFEAKKKRGTLGFWYCLFVFLISTGNWNCGCAARSEKEIRERFYGSLLNSSAPDSGDGSIAKMFDRVLEKEFSENDQPEVSDRSSFNNSVADQQAVLETVAKITHEKTKKNDTQEANGTRAFQLQDVFSLENEDSDDVETLIDKKDNVFVMSNKKSKYPILQVDLRLISDLVVVIVTAAIGGIIFSCLGQPVIVGYLLAGSVIGPGGLKFISEMVQVETVAQFGVVFLLFALGLEFSLTKLKVVGPVAVLGGMLQIFIFMFLCGILAMLFGANLSEGVFVGAFLSMSSTAVVVKFLVERNSSNSLHGQVTIGTLIFQDCAVGLLFALLPVLGGNGGLLQGMISMGKVLLVLSIYISAASVLSWSFVPRFLKLMMQLSSQTNELYQLAAVAFCLLSAWCSDKLGLSLELGSFVAGVMISTTDFAQHTLDQVEPIRNFFAALFLSSIGMLIHGHFLWNHVDILLASVILVIVVKTAVVAIVTKAFGYSIRTSFIVGVSLAQIGEFAFVLLSRASNLHLIEGKMYLLLLGTTALSLVTTPLLFKLIPAVINLGVLMHWFPSESATPIEEKASIIDVHNRSL; via the exons ATGGCGATTTTCGAAGCTAAGAAGAAGCGAGGAACGCTTGGATTCTGGTACTGCctctttgtgtttttgattTCCACTGGGAATTGGAATTGCGGTTGCGCCGCGAGATCTGAGAAGGAAATCAGGGAGAGGTTCTACGGGAGCTTGTTGAACTCGTCCGCACCGGATTCCGGCGATGGTAGCATAGCCAAAATGTTCGATCGGGTCCTCGAGAAGGAGTTCTCCGAGAATGATCAGCCTGAAG TATCTGATCGAAGCAGCTTCAACAACAGTGTAGCTGATCAACAG GCTGTACTGGAGACTGTAGCAAAAATCACTcatgagaagaccaagaaaaatGATACACAGGAGGCAAA TGGTACAAGAGCATTCCAGCTCCAAGATGTTTTTTCCCTAGAGAATGAGGATTCTGATGATGTGGAAACCTTGATTGACAAAAAG GACAATGTGTTTGTGATGTCTAACAAGAAATCCAAGTATCCAATACTACAAGTAGATTTGAG ATTGATCTCAGACTTGGTGGTTGTCATAGTTACTGCTGCTATTGGTGGAATTATCTTTTCCTGTTTGGGGCAACCA GTTATTGTGGGATATCTACTTGCCGGTTCAGTTATTGGACCAGGAGGCCTGAAATTCATTAGTGAAATGGTACAG GTTGAAACTGTTGCACAGTTTGGTgttgtctttcttctttttgcttTAGGGCTGGAATTCTCTTTGACAAAG TTAAAAGTTGTGGGACCTGTTGCTGTTCTTGGGGGGATGCTTCAGATCttcatatttatgtttttgtgtggCATACTTGCCATG TTATTTGGAGCAAATTTGTCTGAAGGTGTATTTGTTGGTGCATTCTTATCGATGTCGTCAACAGCAGTG GTGGTAAAGTTTCTGGTGGAACGGAATAGTAGTAATTCTCTTCATGGTCAAGTTACAATCGGGACACTTATTTTTCAG GACTGTGCTGTTGGTCTACTGTTTGCCTTGCTCCCAGTTTTGGGTGGTAACGGTGGCCTTTTGCAGGGAATGATTTCAATGGGAAAAGT GCTTCTAGTGCTGTCGATATATATCTCTGCTGCATCTGTATTATCTTGGTCGTTTGTTCCCCGCTTTCTAAAACTGATGATGCAGCTATCATCCCAA ACAAATGAACTTTATCAGCTTGCTGCTGTGGCTTTCTGCCTATTATCTGCATGG TGCAGCGATAAGCTAGGCCTTAGTCTTGAGCTGGGTTCATTTGTGGCTGGTGTTATGATATCTACTACTGACTTTGCACAACATACTTTGGACCAG GTGGAACCAATTCGTAACTTCTTTGCAGCACTTTTCCTTTCAAGTATTGGAATGCTTATACATGGGCATTTCCTATGGAACCATGTGGATATATTGCTAGCATCTGTTATTTTGGTCATAGTTGTTAAGACGGCTGTTGTTGCTATTGTTACTAAGGCCTTTGGTTATAGCATTAGGACATCATTCATT gttggGGTCTCACTTGCTCAAATTGGAGAATTTGCTTTTGTTCTCCTTAGTCGTGCCTCAAATCTTCATCTTATTGAG GGGAAGatgtatcttcttcttcttggaaCAACAGCTCTTAGTCTG GTAACAACTCCTCTCCTGTTTAAACTGATACCTGCTGTAATTAACCTGGGCGTTCTCATGCACTGGTTCCCCTCTGAGAGCGCCACACCGATtgag GAGAAAGCTTCCATTATTGATGTGCATAACAGATCATTGTGA
- the LOC115969881 gene encoding cysteine and histidine-rich domain-containing protein RAR1 produces the protein MEQQGVTKVRCQRIGCDAMFSEDDNPEGSCQYHASGPIFHDGSKEWSCCKKRSHDFSEFLAIPGCKTGKHTTEKPVSTKPTPSPKNPVPVSSPSSTTDASPKETCPRCRQGFFCSDHGSQAKVTNSKIDNTMDTSAPTNINVQSSPAPVKKVVDINEPQTCKNAGCGETFKEKDNHDTACSYHPGPAVFHDRMRGWKCCDIHVKEFEEFMGIPPCTKGWHNANPSS, from the exons atggagcAGCAAGGTGTTACTAAGGTTCGATGCCAACGAATTGGGTGCGATGCCATGTTCTCCGAGGACGACAACCCCGAAGGTTCTTGTCAATACCATGCTTCG GGA CCAATATTTCATGATGGATCAAAAGAGTGGAGTTGTTGCAAGAAGAGAAGTCATGACTTCAGCGAATTTTTGGCGATTCCAGG ATGTAAGACAGGCAAGCACACAACTGAGAAGCCAGTGTCAACAAAGCCAACTCCTAGTCCAAAGAATCCAGTTCCTGTTTCCTCTCCAAGTTCTACAACAGATGCATCTCCAAAAGAGACTTGCCCTAGGTGCCGGCAAGGTTTCTTTTGCTCTGATCATG GTTCACAGGCTAAAGTgacaaattcaaaaatagataacaCTATGGACACATCTGCACCTACCAACATAAATGTTCAGAGCTCTCCTGCTCCAGTAAAGAAGGTTGTTGATATTAATGAACCCCAAACATGCAAAAATGCTGGTTGTGGTGAGACTTTCAAGGAAAAGGATAATCATGACACTGCATGTAGTTACCATCCTGGGCCTGCTGTTTTCCACGATCGTATGAGAGGG TGGAAGTGCTGTGACATCCATgtaaaggaatttgaagagttcATGGGCATTCCGCCTTGCACCAAAGGATGGCATAATGCTAATCCATCATCTTAA